A stretch of the Filimonas lacunae genome encodes the following:
- the nuoI gene encoding NADH-quinone oxidoreductase subunit NuoI has protein sequence MQLLTQRSKPVSRKPMNLLEKIYLPAILKGMTITFSHMFHKKPTIRYPEETREFSPVFRGLHVLNRDEEGRENCTACGLCAVACPAEAITMEAAERKEGEEHLYREEKYAARYEINMLRCIFCGLCEDACPKDAIYLSETVAPASFARKELIYGKKDLLIPNPVTEPEAYAQAKGQKQIK, from the coding sequence ATGCAACTGTTAACGCAAAGATCGAAACCCGTATCCCGCAAGCCGATGAACTTGCTGGAGAAGATATATCTTCCGGCTATATTAAAAGGTATGACTATCACTTTTAGTCATATGTTTCATAAAAAGCCCACTATTCGTTATCCCGAAGAAACCAGGGAATTCAGCCCGGTGTTCAGAGGTTTGCATGTATTGAACAGGGATGAAGAAGGACGTGAAAACTGTACCGCGTGTGGTTTATGCGCTGTAGCCTGCCCTGCTGAAGCCATTACTATGGAAGCAGCGGAAAGAAAAGAAGGCGAAGAGCATTTATACAGGGAAGAGAAATATGCAGCCCGTTATGAAATTAACATGTTACGTTGCATATTCTGTGGATTGTGTGAAGATGCTTGTCCCAAAGATGCCATTTACCTGAGCGAAACAGTTGCTCCTGCCAGTTTTGCCCGGAAGGAACTGATTTACGGTAAGAAAGACTTATTGATTCCAAACCCTGTAACAGAGCCGGAAGCGTATGCACAGGCTAAGGGACAAAAACAAATTAAATAG
- a CDS encoding LacI family DNA-binding transcriptional regulator — MSITIKGLARELNLSVSTISKALTDSHEISSETKQRVLELARKLNYKPNPYASSLRRRRSKTIAVVLPAIADSFFSLAINGIEAAASDKDYHVLIYLTHESFAKEEAMLDDFQHGRVDGILISVSRETAQSKHIQDVMNNGIPVVFFDRIIEEIATTKVTTNDFESSYQATSHLIQQGCKRLCYLGISKDLSISNTRMEGYKKALTDNGLPVEESNILYCTNEDEADFQLIKKTLKGKKRPDGIVASVEKLTTPVYVACEELGLSIPDDVKVLSFSNLYTAPILNPALTTVTQPAFEMGQKAAEILLKCLGKKNSKLDNESIVIPSSLTIRASTL, encoded by the coding sequence ATGTCCATAACCATCAAAGGGCTGGCAAGGGAATTAAACCTGTCTGTGTCAACCATTTCCAAAGCTTTAACAGACAGTCACGAAATCAGTAGCGAAACCAAACAGCGGGTATTAGAACTGGCCCGCAAACTCAACTACAAACCCAATCCATACGCTAGCAGCTTACGCAGACGCCGCAGCAAAACAATAGCCGTGGTGTTACCCGCTATTGCCGACAGTTTTTTTTCACTGGCTATTAATGGTATTGAAGCGGCGGCATCAGACAAAGACTACCATGTACTCATCTACCTTACACACGAAAGCTTTGCCAAAGAAGAAGCCATGCTGGACGATTTTCAACATGGCCGTGTAGATGGCATCTTAATTTCAGTATCGCGTGAAACTGCGCAAAGCAAACACATTCAGGATGTAATGAACAACGGTATCCCTGTGGTTTTCTTCGACAGGATTATAGAAGAGATTGCCACTACCAAAGTAACTACCAACGATTTTGAAAGCAGTTATCAGGCAACCAGCCACCTTATTCAACAGGGCTGTAAAAGGCTTTGCTACCTGGGCATTTCAAAAGATCTTTCTATCAGCAACACCCGCATGGAAGGTTATAAGAAAGCCTTAACGGATAATGGTTTGCCTGTAGAAGAAAGCAATATTCTGTATTGCACCAATGAAGACGAAGCTGATTTTCAGCTAATAAAAAAAACACTGAAAGGAAAGAAACGACCTGATGGCATAGTGGCGTCTGTAGAAAAACTCACTACGCCTGTGTATGTGGCGTGTGAAGAGCTTGGTTTATCTATACCAGATGATGTAAAAGTGCTCAGCTTCTCCAACTTATATACCGCCCCTATCTTAAATCCAGCATTGACCACTGTAACACAACCCGCTTTTGAAATGGGACAGAAAGCCGCGGAGATTTTATTAAAATGCCTGGGTAAGAAAAACAGCAAGCTGGACAATGAAAGCATTGTAATACCTTCTTCCCTTACCATAAGGGCGTCTACTTTGTAG
- a CDS encoding NADH-quinone oxidoreductase subunit N, translating to MNAIILSAIWGVVMMLSSVLFKNKGAHKFIAGLGLLVLLAANVCDTYGDAFFKINTHNMLSFSRFGLFFNSIAIAATFIYLLLSGKEIEKTGAYVAEHFTLIFFVLCGVCILTSFNTLLMLFLGIEILSIPLYILTGSDKRNLKSNEAALKYFLMGSFSTGLLLMGIALVYGGTGTFMLEVPRSSIMGGYRGVSFLEVTGLLFLLVAMCFKVSAAPFHFWTPDVYDGAPSVFTSFMATIVKAAAFVAFIKLFEARVADTSNAIDWKMLLSIIIIATLLIGNITAVFQQSVKRMLAYSSIAQAGFMLFAVFSLNDLAKEGILIYSAAYSLATIGIFAVLIKMKDVTFEGFNGLAKTNPLLAAATTIFLLSLAGIPLTAGFFAKYYMLASVIKTGSYTWMVVAGVLFAAVSAYYYFRVIQAMYFKEGEAHTEEVSGSFKVILVALAGLVILFGVQPQALLNWFYF from the coding sequence ATGAACGCGATTATACTTTCGGCTATATGGGGTGTTGTAATGATGCTCAGCAGTGTTCTTTTTAAAAACAAAGGCGCTCACAAGTTTATTGCAGGGTTAGGACTGCTGGTGTTGCTGGCTGCCAACGTGTGCGATACTTATGGCGATGCTTTCTTTAAAATAAACACACATAATATGCTAAGCTTTTCAAGGTTTGGCCTGTTCTTTAACTCTATTGCTATTGCAGCTACTTTTATCTATTTGCTGTTAAGTGGTAAAGAGATTGAGAAAACCGGCGCCTATGTAGCAGAGCATTTTACGCTGATATTTTTTGTGCTGTGCGGGGTGTGTATACTCACCTCTTTTAATACCCTGCTGATGCTGTTTTTGGGTATTGAAATTTTATCTATTCCGTTGTACATTTTAACGGGTAGCGATAAACGCAACCTGAAAAGCAATGAAGCGGCACTGAAATACTTTTTAATGGGTTCGTTCTCTACGGGCTTGCTGTTAATGGGTATTGCATTGGTATATGGCGGCACAGGTACTTTTATGCTGGAAGTGCCCCGTAGCTCCATTATGGGTGGCTACCGCGGTGTATCCTTTCTGGAAGTGACCGGTTTACTGTTTTTACTGGTGGCCATGTGCTTTAAAGTATCCGCTGCCCCTTTCCATTTCTGGACTCCCGATGTGTATGATGGCGCTCCTTCTGTATTCACTTCTTTCATGGCTACTATTGTAAAGGCAGCTGCTTTTGTTGCTTTTATTAAGTTGTTTGAAGCTCGTGTGGCAGATACCTCTAATGCTATTGACTGGAAAATGTTGTTAAGCATTATTATCATAGCTACTTTGCTTATTGGTAACATAACAGCTGTGTTCCAGCAGAGCGTAAAGCGTATGCTGGCTTATTCCAGCATTGCACAGGCAGGCTTTATGCTGTTTGCTGTGTTTAGTTTAAACGACCTGGCTAAAGAAGGCATCCTGATTTATTCAGCTGCTTATAGTCTGGCTACTATTGGCATATTTGCGGTACTGATTAAAATGAAGGATGTAACGTTTGAAGGCTTTAACGGCCTGGCTAAAACCAATCCTTTACTGGCAGCCGCTACTACTATATTCCTGTTGTCTCTGGCAGGTATTCCTTTAACGGCAGGCTTTTTTGCCAAATACTACATGCTGGCATCTGTTATTAAAACAGGAAGCTACACCTGGATGGTGGTGGCTGGGGTATTATTTGCAGCAGTAAGTGCTTATTACTATTTCCGTGTAATACAGGCGATGTATTTTAAGGAAGGAGAGGCACATACCGAAGAGGTTTCCGGTTCATTTAAAGTAATTCTGGTGGCGTTAGCCGGCCTCGTTATTTTATTTGGGGTGCAGCCACAGGCCTTGCTTAACTGGTTTTACTTTTAA
- the nuoH gene encoding NADH-quinone oxidoreductase subunit NuoH, whose protein sequence is MNLLVFDWALLIEKLVLIAIIISISLVVAMYATYGERKVAAWMQDRVGPNRAGPFGLLQPLADGLKLFFKEEIIPNSSNKFLFILGPSLAMLTAMMTCAVVPWGSQIKIAGRAIDLQVADINIGILYVFGVVSMGVYGIMIGGWASNNKFSLMAALRGASQVISYELAMGISLIALLMITGSLSLKTIAEQQINGHWWNIVYQPVGFLIFFVCALAECNRAPFDLSEAESELNMGYHQEYSSMKLGFFLFAEYINMFISSVIMATLFFGGYDIPFVNESKFDPQLMAVLGVVSLMAKTLIFIFVFMWIRWTLPRFRYDQLMNLGWKGLIPLALVNMLVTAVVVLSRQ, encoded by the coding sequence ATGAACTTACTTGTTTTTGACTGGGCTTTACTAATAGAAAAACTGGTATTGATTGCCATAATCATCAGCATTTCACTGGTGGTGGCCATGTATGCTACTTACGGCGAGCGTAAGGTGGCTGCCTGGATGCAAGACAGGGTTGGACCTAACAGGGCCGGTCCGTTTGGTTTGCTGCAGCCGTTGGCAGATGGTTTGAAATTGTTTTTTAAAGAAGAGATCATTCCTAATAGCTCTAATAAGTTTTTATTTATCCTGGGTCCTTCGCTGGCCATGTTAACAGCTATGATGACTTGTGCTGTTGTGCCCTGGGGTAGCCAGATAAAAATTGCCGGTCGTGCTATTGACCTGCAGGTAGCTGATATTAATATCGGTATCCTGTATGTGTTTGGTGTGGTAAGCATGGGTGTGTATGGTATTATGATCGGTGGCTGGGCCAGTAACAACAAGTTTTCTCTGATGGCTGCCCTGCGTGGCGCCAGCCAGGTGATTAGCTATGAACTGGCTATGGGTATTTCTTTAATTGCCCTGTTAATGATTACCGGCTCACTGAGTTTAAAAACAATTGCTGAGCAACAGATCAATGGTCATTGGTGGAATATTGTATATCAACCGGTAGGTTTCCTTATCTTCTTCGTGTGTGCGCTGGCAGAATGTAACCGTGCACCTTTTGACTTATCAGAAGCAGAAAGTGAATTGAACATGGGTTATCACCAGGAATACTCTTCTATGAAGCTGGGCTTTTTCCTGTTTGCAGAATATATTAACATGTTCATCAGTAGTGTAATTATGGCCACTTTATTCTTTGGTGGTTATGATATACCGTTTGTGAATGAAAGTAAATTTGATCCACAACTGATGGCAGTGTTAGGTGTGGTATCCTTAATGGCTAAAACACTGATATTTATTTTCGTGTTTATGTGGATCAGGTGGACATTGCCCCGTTTCCGTTACGACCAGTTGATGAACCTGGGCTGGAAAGGGTTAATTCCTTTGGCATTAGTGAATATGTTGGTTACTGCTGTTGTTGTATTGTCAAGACAATAA
- a CDS encoding complex I subunit 4 family protein has protein sequence MIPVLLILIPAVAGLLSFFIPNGKGAKAWAFIASLATLVVAIGGICTHRVTETTVDASWLPELGSRFALSMDGMAKMLCALTAVAFPLVFGATYKNEYAKPGSFYGLMLLLQTGLMGVFLASDALLFYFFWEFALIPAYFLCSQWGGEKRIAVTFKFFVYTFVGSLLMLVGIIYLHSKTEDQSFALQAFYHVKLSLKEQVWLFWAFFIAFAIKMPIFPFHTWQPDTYEQSPTAVTMILSGVMVKMGLYAVIRWVLPVFPDAVAKFDHLVIVFCVIGILYASLIAIRQDDIKRLIAYSSIGHIGLMAAAIFAHQQVGLQGVMVQMFNHGINVIGLWIVADAVEQQLGTRKFSQLGGLAQKAPGLAILLVVMAFANIALPLTNAFVGEFMMFNGLFRYNIWLAAVAGISIILAAVYTLGMVQKVFYGELAPAAANATDSNISVKLVLALLAIGIIVLGVYPQPVIQLTNDTVQAVF, from the coding sequence ATGATCCCTGTTTTATTAATATTGATACCTGCCGTTGCCGGTTTGCTTAGCTTTTTTATTCCTAATGGAAAAGGGGCTAAAGCCTGGGCTTTCATTGCTTCATTAGCCACTTTAGTGGTTGCTATTGGTGGCATATGCACACACCGTGTAACTGAAACCACTGTTGATGCATCCTGGTTACCAGAATTAGGCAGCCGTTTTGCCTTATCAATGGATGGGATGGCTAAAATGCTTTGTGCATTAACAGCTGTAGCGTTTCCATTAGTGTTTGGGGCTACTTATAAGAACGAGTATGCAAAACCGGGTAGCTTTTACGGCCTGATGCTGTTATTGCAAACAGGTTTAATGGGCGTGTTCCTGGCTTCTGATGCCTTGCTTTTTTACTTCTTCTGGGAATTTGCTTTAATACCTGCTTACTTCCTGTGTTCGCAGTGGGGTGGTGAAAAGCGTATTGCTGTTACGTTTAAATTCTTTGTATACACGTTTGTGGGTTCTCTGTTAATGCTGGTAGGTATTATTTACCTGCATAGTAAAACAGAAGATCAGTCATTTGCTTTACAGGCGTTTTATCATGTAAAACTTTCTCTGAAAGAACAGGTTTGGTTGTTCTGGGCCTTCTTTATAGCATTTGCTATTAAGATGCCGATATTTCCTTTCCATACCTGGCAGCCGGATACTTACGAACAATCACCTACTGCAGTTACTATGATACTAAGTGGTGTGATGGTGAAAATGGGCTTATATGCAGTAATTCGCTGGGTATTGCCTGTGTTTCCGGATGCGGTGGCTAAGTTTGATCACCTGGTAATTGTGTTTTGTGTAATAGGCATTTTATATGCTTCACTGATAGCCATTCGGCAGGATGATATTAAGCGCTTAATTGCGTATTCCTCTATCGGGCACATCGGTTTAATGGCTGCTGCCATTTTCGCACACCAGCAGGTAGGTTTGCAGGGTGTGATGGTGCAGATGTTTAACCACGGCATTAACGTAATTGGTTTGTGGATTGTGGCCGATGCGGTAGAGCAGCAACTGGGCACACGCAAATTCAGCCAGTTGGGCGGGTTGGCGCAAAAAGCGCCTGGATTGGCTATTCTGCTGGTGGTAATGGCTTTTGCCAATATTGCACTGCCACTAACCAATGCTTTTGTGGGCGAGTTTATGATGTTTAACGGTTTGTTCCGTTACAATATATGGTTAGCTGCTGTTGCGGGAATCAGTATTATACTGGCTGCGGTGTATACCCTGGGTATGGTGCAGAAAGTATTTTACGGTGAACTGGCACCTGCTGCTGCAAATGCAACAGATAGTAACATCTCTGTAAAACTGGTGCTGGCATTACTGGCTATAGGTATTATTGTGCTGGGTGTTTACCCGCAACCTGTGATACAGTTAACCAATGATACGGTTCAGGCTGTATTTTAA
- a CDS encoding ABC transporter permease: MTLSDSFALAFRTVRSNRLRTGITVAIIAFGIMALIGIITAIDAMNGSLRESFSTMGANGFTIAFKERIRFGNNNQSVKLKKGGRRQKKSNLDKPISLADAESFKQNFHYPGLVSISLAGRGSNEVHYKDIKTNPNVRLTGGDENYLAVNGFTVGSGRNFTPLDVYTGHNVCLLGIDVANKLFNNKPEKAVDKVIKVGAYPYRVIGVLKSKGTSAMMRSDNVVITTYNNVRRVGSNASSYVVGVLMNDVRLVDGGVNEATGTFRAIRKLHPTEDDNFVIEKSDKLAEKFISLLSSIQGAAAAIGLITLIGAAIGLMNIMLVAVSERTREVGLIKAIGGKRKNIRQQFLFESTIISLLGAFFGIVLGVLVGNGFALFLGTGFVVPWAWVIIGIVICTLVGLGAGIWPAVKASRLNPINALRYE; the protein is encoded by the coding sequence ATGACGCTTTCTGATTCTTTTGCACTGGCTTTTCGTACGGTTCGCAGCAATAGGCTGAGAACCGGTATTACCGTTGCTATTATTGCTTTTGGTATCATGGCGTTAATAGGTATTATTACCGCTATTGATGCTATGAATGGCAGCTTGCGGGAGAGCTTTTCTACCATGGGTGCCAATGGCTTTACCATTGCCTTTAAAGAACGTATCCGTTTTGGCAATAATAATCAATCGGTTAAGTTGAAGAAGGGCGGACGGCGGCAAAAAAAATCTAACCTGGATAAGCCCATCAGTCTCGCTGATGCAGAATCTTTCAAACAAAATTTCCATTACCCGGGCCTTGTAAGCATTTCGTTGGCTGGCCGTGGAAGTAATGAAGTACACTACAAAGACATCAAAACCAACCCCAATGTGCGCCTTACCGGGGGGGATGAAAACTACCTGGCCGTAAATGGTTTTACGGTAGGCTCTGGCCGCAATTTTACTCCACTGGATGTGTATACCGGCCACAACGTTTGCCTGCTGGGGATAGATGTAGCAAACAAACTGTTTAACAATAAGCCCGAAAAGGCGGTAGATAAAGTAATTAAGGTAGGAGCTTATCCGTACCGGGTTATTGGTGTGTTGAAAAGCAAGGGAACCAGCGCTATGATGCGTTCGGATAACGTGGTGATTACCACCTATAATAACGTGCGCCGGGTGGGTAGTAATGCTTCTTCATACGTAGTAGGTGTGCTCATGAATGATGTACGTCTGGTGGATGGAGGGGTGAATGAAGCTACAGGTACTTTTCGTGCTATCCGTAAACTGCATCCTACCGAGGATGACAATTTCGTAATTGAGAAAAGTGATAAACTGGCCGAAAAGTTTATCAGCTTATTAAGCAGCATACAAGGTGCAGCCGCCGCTATTGGATTGATTACATTAATTGGTGCTGCTATTGGCCTGATGAATATTATGCTGGTAGCGGTGAGTGAGCGTACACGTGAAGTAGGGCTTATTAAAGCTATTGGAGGTAAACGTAAAAACATACGTCAGCAATTTTTATTTGAATCTACTATTATAAGCCTGCTGGGTGCTTTCTTTGGTATTGTGCTGGGCGTGCTGGTGGGTAATGGGTTTGCCCTATTCCTGGGAACTGGTTTTGTGGTACCCTGGGCCTGGGTGATTATAGGCATTGTTATTTGTACACTGGTGGGGCTGGGCGCAGGTATATGGCCTGCTGTAAAAGCTTCCCGGTTAAACCCCATCAACGCCTTGCGGTACGAATAA
- a CDS encoding NADH-quinone oxidoreductase subunit J family protein, whose protein sequence is MGIIQFLFWFLSAIALTGAIMVLASKNPVHSVLWLIVVFFAISGHYVLLNAQFLAIVNLIVYAGAIMVLFLFVIMLMNLSVVIETRKNLWMKFAGIVSGGILFLIMISVVRSSADMVNRTAQLKEGNIGLIQTLGKVLFTEYVVPFEISSVLFLSAMVGAVVIGKKD, encoded by the coding sequence ATGGGTATCATTCAATTTCTTTTCTGGTTTTTAAGTGCGATAGCATTAACAGGCGCTATTATGGTGCTGGCCAGTAAAAACCCTGTACACAGTGTATTGTGGCTGATTGTTGTATTCTTTGCTATTTCAGGACATTATGTGTTGTTGAATGCTCAGTTTCTGGCCATTGTAAACCTGATTGTGTATGCCGGGGCCATCATGGTATTGTTCTTATTTGTGATCATGCTAATGAACCTGAGTGTGGTAATTGAAACACGCAAGAACCTGTGGATGAAGTTTGCAGGAATTGTGTCGGGAGGCATTCTGTTTCTGATTATGATATCGGTAGTGCGTTCTTCTGCTGATATGGTTAACCGCACTGCTCAATTGAAAGAGGGCAATATTGGCCTGATTCAAACCCTGGGCAAGGTGTTGTTTACAGAGTATGTAGTGCCTTTTGAAATAAGCAGCGTATTGTTTTTAAGCGCCATGGTGGGTGCTGTTGTAATAGGTAAAAAAGATTAA
- the nuoK gene encoding NADH-quinone oxidoreductase subunit NuoK — MPIQYYITLAACLFCIGIVGVLVRRNAIIIFMCIELMLNAVNLLLVAFSKMYHGAAFAHDATSTTGIDGQLFVFFIMVVAAAEVSVGLAVIVMMYRNVHSVDVNFLNRLKN; from the coding sequence ATGCCAATTCAATATTATATCACATTAGCCGCCTGCCTGTTTTGCATAGGAATAGTAGGTGTGCTGGTAAGAAGAAATGCCATTATCATTTTCATGTGTATTGAGTTAATGCTGAATGCGGTGAATCTTTTGCTGGTGGCTTTTTCCAAAATGTATCATGGTGCTGCATTTGCGCACGATGCTACCAGTACAACAGGTATAGACGGACAGTTGTTTGTATTTTTTATAATGGTGGTGGCAGCAGCAGAGGTAAGTGTGGGGCTTGCTGTTATAGTTATGATGTACCGTAATGTACATTCTGTGGATGTGAACTTTTTGAACCGGTTAAAAAATTAG
- the nuoL gene encoding NADH-quinone oxidoreductase subunit L, with translation MTNLVFLVPLFPLLGFLINGLFRKQLSKPAIGVIGCGALLASFVVSVMLFANQLHAPKLASGTYPSTSVLFSFINISSFKIQFAFLVDALSSLFLLIITGIGFLIHVYSTSYMHDEPTEHYGRYFAYLNLFVFSMLLLVLGGNYVIMFIGWEGVGLCSYLLIGFWFKNNNYSNAAKKAFVMNRIGDLGFLLAVFWLLAKVGTVEYSEVFTRVSQLSKVDIGAITLLLFVGAAGKSAQIPLYTWLPDAMAGPTPVSALIHAATMVTAGIYMIARSNVLYSLAPCTQHIVAIIGLATALFAATIAIKQNDIKKVLAYSTVSQLGYMFLGLGVGAYTGAVFHVMTHAFFKALLFLGAGSVIHAMHHEQDIRKMGGLRKKLRVTHFTFLMGCLAISGIPPFSGFFSKDEILAAAYAHSPIYWGIGVVTAGLTAFYMFRLYATTFLGTFRGTHDQEHHLHESPKAMTIPLIILAILSVIGGAVGVPEILWGDHHLHSFLSGSITTEQAHHIEHSTEYLLMGVSVAIAALAILFAVNRFSKKPELEEATGLGKVLQNKWYVDEIYDAVIVNPLLKLADVLKNIIEKSGIDGIVNGVGRFVHYASRQLRLLQSGLVGSYILVIVLSIVVLFLVFWNQTIILQFVQKIF, from the coding sequence GTGACCAACTTAGTATTTTTAGTACCATTGTTTCCGCTGCTGGGTTTTTTAATTAACGGCCTTTTCAGAAAGCAGTTAAGCAAGCCAGCCATAGGTGTTATCGGTTGCGGAGCTTTGCTGGCATCTTTTGTAGTATCGGTTATGTTGTTTGCCAACCAGCTGCATGCGCCTAAACTGGCTTCCGGCACTTATCCTTCTACTTCTGTATTGTTTAGCTTCATTAATATCAGCAGCTTTAAAATTCAGTTTGCCTTCCTGGTAGACGCTTTGTCAAGCTTGTTCCTGTTAATTATTACAGGTATTGGTTTCCTCATCCATGTGTATTCTACTTCTTATATGCACGATGAGCCTACCGAACATTATGGCAGATATTTCGCTTACCTGAATTTATTCGTGTTTTCTATGTTGTTGCTGGTGTTAGGTGGCAACTATGTGATCATGTTTATTGGATGGGAAGGGGTAGGTCTGTGTTCTTACCTGTTAATCGGCTTCTGGTTTAAGAATAATAACTACAGCAATGCTGCCAAGAAAGCGTTTGTAATGAACCGTATTGGTGACTTAGGCTTTTTGCTGGCGGTGTTCTGGTTACTGGCTAAGGTGGGCACTGTGGAATACAGTGAGGTGTTTACCCGCGTAAGCCAGTTAAGTAAAGTGGATATTGGCGCTATTACGCTGCTACTGTTTGTAGGTGCAGCAGGTAAAAGTGCACAGATACCTTTATATACCTGGTTGCCTGATGCAATGGCAGGCCCAACCCCGGTATCTGCGTTAATACACGCTGCTACCATGGTTACCGCAGGTATTTATATGATTGCGCGTAGCAACGTGCTGTATTCGCTGGCTCCCTGCACACAACACATTGTGGCTATTATAGGGCTGGCTACTGCTTTGTTTGCAGCGACGATTGCCATTAAGCAAAACGATATTAAAAAAGTACTGGCTTATTCTACGGTGAGCCAACTGGGGTATATGTTTTTAGGTTTGGGCGTAGGTGCTTATACCGGTGCCGTGTTTCACGTAATGACGCACGCTTTCTTTAAAGCGCTGTTGTTCCTGGGGGCTGGTTCTGTTATTCATGCTATGCACCACGAGCAGGACATTCGTAAAATGGGTGGACTGAGAAAAAAGTTGCGTGTAACACATTTTACCTTTTTGATGGGGTGTCTGGCCATTTCCGGTATACCTCCTTTCAGTGGTTTCTTTTCTAAAGATGAGATATTAGCTGCGGCTTATGCACATAGCCCTATCTACTGGGGTATTGGTGTAGTTACTGCCGGGTTAACTGCTTTTTATATGTTCCGTTTGTATGCCACTACCTTTTTGGGCACTTTCCGTGGTACACATGACCAGGAGCATCATTTGCACGAATCGCCTAAAGCCATGACCATTCCTTTAATTATACTGGCTATACTCAGTGTAATAGGTGGTGCTGTGGGAGTTCCTGAAATTTTATGGGGAGATCATCACCTGCATTCCTTCTTATCGGGTTCTATTACCACAGAACAGGCACATCATATAGAACATAGCACAGAGTATTTATTGATGGGCGTTTCTGTAGCTATTGCTGCACTGGCTATTTTATTTGCCGTGAACCGCTTTAGCAAAAAGCCGGAGCTGGAAGAGGCTACTGGTTTAGGCAAGGTGCTGCAAAACAAATGGTATGTAGATGAAATATACGATGCCGTAATAGTAAACCCTTTACTGAAACTGGCGGATGTATTGAAGAATATTATTGAAAAATCCGGCATTGACGGTATTGTTAACGGTGTGGGCAGGTTTGTTCACTATGCTTCCCGCCAGCTTCGCTTGTTACAGAGCGGTTTGGTAGGCAGCTACATACTGGTGATTGTATTGTCGATTGTTGTATTGTTCTTAGTGTTCTGGAATCAAACTATTATTTTACAATTCGTGCAGAAAATATTTTAA